A single region of the Helicobacter colisuis genome encodes:
- the minD gene encoding septum site-determining protein MinD: MSGTIITITSGKGGVGKSTTTANLAVGLANAGKKVVAVDFDIGLRNLDMILGLENRIVYDIVNVMEGECNLSQALINDKRAKNLYFLPASQSKDKTILDKEKVAKLIEKLKEEFEYVLLDSPAGIEGGFEHSIFLADEALIVSTPEVSSVRDADRVIGIIDAKSKKAQMGQEVKKRIIINRLKPEMAEKGEMLSVDDVLKILSLPLIGVIPEDDKIVSSTNTGEPVIYGNSLSSQAYKNITRRILGEEVPYLELKAKKGFFGRLFS, from the coding sequence TTGAGTGGGACAATTATAACAATTACTTCTGGAAAAGGTGGTGTTGGAAAATCCACTACAACAGCAAATTTAGCAGTTGGTCTAGCCAATGCAGGGAAAAAGGTTGTAGCTGTAGATTTTGATATTGGGCTTAGAAATCTTGATATGATTCTAGGCTTAGAAAATCGCATTGTTTATGATATTGTAAATGTTATGGAGGGAGAGTGCAATCTCTCCCAAGCACTTATCAATGACAAAAGAGCTAAGAATCTCTACTTTTTACCTGCCTCACAGAGTAAAGATAAAACAATCTTGGATAAAGAAAAAGTTGCCAAACTCATTGAAAAACTAAAAGAAGAATTTGAATATGTCTTGCTTGATTCACCTGCAGGAATCGAAGGTGGTTTTGAACATTCTATTTTTTTGGCTGATGAAGCCCTTATTGTCTCCACTCCCGAAGTTTCAAGCGTGAGAGATGCAGATAGGGTGATTGGAATTATTGATGCAAAAAGCAAAAAAGCACAAATGGGTCAAGAAGTTAAAAAGCGTATTATCATCAATCGCTTAAAACCAGAAATGGCTGAAAAAGGTGAGATGCTTAGTGTAGATGATGTCTTAAAGATTCTCTCCTTGCCTCTCATTGGCGTAATTCCAGAAGATGATAAAATTGTTTCTTCTACCAACACCGGTGAGCCTGTTATCTATGGAAACTCTCTCTCAAGCCAAGCATATAAAAACATTACAAGAAGAATCTTGGGAGAAGAAGTGCCTTATTTGGAATTAAAGGCTAAAAAAGGATTTTTTGGGAGGCTATTTTCATGA
- the minE gene encoding cell division topological specificity factor MinE has protein sequence MSLFEKFFGNKTSSAQEAKNRLTLMLAHERTINVPYMEAMKKEILEVIKKYTKAQKIDIKTDSNQNFNTLEVEILLEK, from the coding sequence ATGAGTTTATTTGAAAAATTTTTTGGAAACAAAACAAGTTCTGCGCAAGAAGCGAAAAACCGCTTAACTTTGATGTTAGCTCACGAACGCACAATCAATGTGCCCTATATGGAAGCTATGAAAAAAGAAATCCTAGAAGTGATTAAAAAATACACGAAAGCACAAAAAATCGACATTAAAACTGATTCTAATCAAAACTTTAACACTCTTGAAGTAGAAATCCTACTTGAAAAATAA
- a CDS encoding divergent polysaccharide deacetylase family protein yields the protein MNKLNPITIGIIALLLVLLVFNFIPDQESKPIQQKIQTVIKTKPSTQETQETQETQETNNMLIQKNLDFLEENLQLLKENLEPKTKPLPTTPNPESLAKETNTPKTTQICQRTKPQLAIIIDDISNYTQYRRLQEIPYKITPSFFPKTIASKNTPQIAATAPFYMVHLPLEALNFYQKEHLWLFSNDSKQIIQDRIQAIKKDFPNLTYINNHTGSKFTQDPNAMQNLLAVLNENKITFVDSRTTPKTKTALYYKNNPTASLNPCQNTPFLERNIFLDNELNISKITQNFIKAIETAKSKGYAIAIGHPHKETILALKNASEYLQKSGVEAVYINELIIP from the coding sequence ATGAATAAACTAAACCCTATTACCATAGGAATTATAGCACTTTTACTTGTGCTTTTAGTTTTTAACTTTATCCCCGACCAAGAATCAAAGCCAATACAGCAAAAAATACAAACGGTAATAAAAACCAAACCAAGCACTCAAGAAACTCAAGAAACTCAAGAAACTCAAGAAACTAACAATATGCTGATTCAAAAAAATCTTGATTTTTTAGAAGAAAATCTCCAACTTCTCAAAGAAAATTTAGAGCCTAAAACTAAACCACTTCCCACTACACCAAACCCAGAATCTCTAGCAAAAGAAACAAACACTCCAAAAACAACTCAAATCTGCCAAAGAACTAAACCACAGCTTGCCATTATTATTGATGATATTAGCAACTATACGCAATATCGTAGGCTACAGGAAATACCCTATAAAATTACTCCCTCTTTTTTCCCAAAAACCATTGCTTCAAAAAATACACCCCAAATTGCTGCAACTGCGCCCTTTTATATGGTGCATTTGCCTCTTGAAGCATTGAATTTTTACCAAAAAGAACATTTGTGGCTTTTTAGCAATGATTCTAAACAAATAATTCAAGATAGGATTCAAGCTATTAAAAAGGATTTTCCAAATCTGACTTATATCAACAATCACACAGGAAGTAAATTCACACAAGATCCAAATGCCATGCAAAATCTCCTTGCAGTCCTCAATGAAAATAAAATTACCTTTGTCGATTCTAGAACCACTCCCAAAACCAAAACAGCTCTTTATTACAAAAACAATCCCACAGCTTCTCTTAATCCTTGCCAAAATACTCCATTTTTGGAGCGCAATATTTTTTTAGATAACGAACTAAATATTTCAAAAATCACACAAAATTTCATAAAAGCCATCGAAACTGCCAAATCAAAAGGCTATGCAATCGCTATTGGTCATCCTCACAAAGAAACGATTTTAGCTTTAAAAAACGCTTCTGAATATCTCCAAAAGAGTGGAGTGGAAGCCGTTTATATAAACGAGCTTATCATTCCATAA